Below is a window of Shinella sp. PSBB067 DNA.
TCGGATGAGGGGGCTCGTACGCCCGTATCTCCATCCGCTTCATGCCATAGCCCGATTGCGCCGATTGTTCCAGTTTCGTTGAAAATGTTTATTTCCGCATGATGGGATTGATTTCCATTTTATGATTGCGCTGAAGCGCGGATGCGCTACCTTCCCTCTCAAGAGACGGAGGAAAACCCATGGCTAAAATGCGTGCTGTCGACGCGGCGGTACTGGTTCTGGAGAAGGAAGGCGTCGATTGCGCCTTCGGCGTCCCGGGCGCTGCGATCAATCCCTTCTATTCGGCGCTGAAGGCGCGCGGCTCGGTCCGCCATATCCTCGCCCGCCATGTCGAGGGCGCCAGCCACATGGCCGAGGGCTATACCCGTGCCCGCGCCGGCAATATCGGCCTTTGCATCGGTACGTCCGGCCCTGCCGGCACCGACATGATCACCGGCCTCTATTCGGCCTCCGCCGATTCGATCCCGATCCTCTGCATCACTGGCCAGGCGCCGCGCGCCCGCCTCGACAAGGAGGACTTCCAGGCGGTCGACATCGCCAAGATCGCCGCGCCCGTCACCAAATGGGCCGTCACGGTCATGGAGCCGGGCCTCGTGCCTTACGTCTTCCAGAAGGCGTTCCACACGATGCGTTCCGGCCGTCCCGGCCCTGTTCTCATCGACCTGCCAATCGACGTCCAGCTCGCCGAGATCGAGTTCGATATCGACGCCTACGAGCCGCTGACGCCCTACAAGCCGGCCGCCACCCGCGCCCAGGCCGAGAAGGCGCTCACCATGCTCAACGAGGCCGAGCGCCCGCTGCTCGTCGCCGGCGGCGGCATCATCAATGCGGATGCCTCGGACCTTCTGGTCGAGCTTGCGGAAATCACCGGCGTTCCCGTCATCCCGACGCTGATGGGCTGGGGCGTCATCCCGGACGATCACCCGCTGATGGCCGGCATGTGCGGCCTCCAGACCTCGCACCGCTACGGCAATGCCACGCTGCTCGCCTCGGACTTCGTCTTCGGCATCGGCAACCGCTGGGCGAACCGCCACACCGGCAACATCCCGACCTATACGGAAGGCCGCAAGTTCATCCACGTCGACATCGAGCCGACCCAGATCGGCCGCGTCTTCACGCCGGACTTCGGCATCGTCTCCGACGCGGGCGCTGCCCTTCAGGTCTTCGTCGAGGTCGCCACGGAATGGAAGGCGGCGGGCAAGTTGCGCGACTGGACCGGCTGGGCCGGTGAATGCCGCGAGCGCAAGCGCACCATGCTGCGCAAGACCCATTTCGACCAGATGCCGCTGAAGCCCCAGCGCGTCTACGAGGAGATGAACAAGGCCTTCGACCGCGACACCTGCTACGTCTCGACCATCGGCCTCAGCCAGATCGCCGGCGCGCAGTTCCTGCATGTCTACAAGCCGCGCAACTGGATCAATTGCGGCCAGGCCGGCCCGCTCGGCTGGACGCTGCCGGCAGCGCTCGGCGTGCGCGCCGCCGATCCGGACCGTCCGATCGTCGCGCTGTCGGGTGACTACGACTTCCAGTTCCTCATCGAGGAGCTTGCGGTCGGCGCCCAGCACAAGCTGCCCTATCTGCATGTCGTCGTGAACAATTCCTATCTCGGCCTCATCCGCCAGGCCCAGCGCGGCTTCAACATGGACTTCGAGGTCTCGCTCGCCTTCGACAACATCAACGCGAATGCCGACTCGGAAGCCGGCTACGGCGTCGATCATGTCGCGGTCGCCGAAGGCCTCGGCTGCAAGGCGATCCGCGTGCGCAGCGCCAACGAGTTCCAGGAAGCCTTCAACACGGCGCAGAAGCTGATGAAGGAGCACCAGGTTCCCGTCGTCATCGAGTTCATCCTCGAACGCGTCACGAACATCGCCATGGGCGCCGACATCAACGCTGTCGTCGAGTTCGAGGAACTGGCAGAACGCGGCGAGGATGCGCCGACGGCAACGCTGGCCGCGCTGCTGGATTGAGGGCAAGCAATTCCAGGAAAAGTGTGAAGCGGTTTTCCGTTCGGAATTGCGCTTCAAGAAGGAGAGAACCATGCCGAAATTTGCGGCCAACCTGACCATGCTCTTCAACGAGGCGCCCTTCATGGAGCGCTTCGCCCTGGCCGCCAGGGCCGGCTTCGAGGGGGTCGAATATCTCTTCCCTTACGATTTCGACAAGGACGCGATCCGCGCCGAACTCGACAGGCATGGCCTGACGCAGGTCCTGCACAACCTGCCGGCCGGCGACTGGGCCGGCGGCGAGCGCGGCATCGCGGTGCTGCCGGATCGCGTCGACGAGTTCCGTGAAGGCGTGGCGAAAGCCATCGACTATGCCACGAAGCTCGGCTGCAAGCAGGTCAACTGCCTGTCCGGCATCGCGCCGGCCGGCGTGCCGGACAGCGTGCTGCGCGCCACCTTCGTCGCCAACCTCAAGCTGGCGGCGTCGGAACTCGGCAAG
It encodes the following:
- the hyi gene encoding hydroxypyruvate isomerase, with the protein product MPKFAANLTMLFNEAPFMERFALAARAGFEGVEYLFPYDFDKDAIRAELDRHGLTQVLHNLPAGDWAGGERGIAVLPDRVDEFREGVAKAIDYATKLGCKQVNCLSGIAPAGVPDSVLRATFVANLKLAASELGKHGIKLLIEPINHFDIPGFYLNTPDQAASIIAEVGSDNLYIQYDLYHQQRTEGELIGTFRKHQAQIPHVQLADNPGRNEPGTGEIAWPFVFRTLDALGYDGWIGCEYKPRTTTAEGLGWLAEVGR
- the gcl gene encoding glyoxylate carboligase, which codes for MAKMRAVDAAVLVLEKEGVDCAFGVPGAAINPFYSALKARGSVRHILARHVEGASHMAEGYTRARAGNIGLCIGTSGPAGTDMITGLYSASADSIPILCITGQAPRARLDKEDFQAVDIAKIAAPVTKWAVTVMEPGLVPYVFQKAFHTMRSGRPGPVLIDLPIDVQLAEIEFDIDAYEPLTPYKPAATRAQAEKALTMLNEAERPLLVAGGGIINADASDLLVELAEITGVPVIPTLMGWGVIPDDHPLMAGMCGLQTSHRYGNATLLASDFVFGIGNRWANRHTGNIPTYTEGRKFIHVDIEPTQIGRVFTPDFGIVSDAGAALQVFVEVATEWKAAGKLRDWTGWAGECRERKRTMLRKTHFDQMPLKPQRVYEEMNKAFDRDTCYVSTIGLSQIAGAQFLHVYKPRNWINCGQAGPLGWTLPAALGVRAADPDRPIVALSGDYDFQFLIEELAVGAQHKLPYLHVVVNNSYLGLIRQAQRGFNMDFEVSLAFDNINANADSEAGYGVDHVAVAEGLGCKAIRVRSANEFQEAFNTAQKLMKEHQVPVVIEFILERVTNIAMGADINAVVEFEELAERGEDAPTATLAALLD